In one Brevibacillus composti genomic region, the following are encoded:
- a CDS encoding PhzF family phenazine biosynthesis isomerase: MKTIKVCHYEAFTRVPHKGNPAGLVLDADGLTEEEMREIAEQVGFTETSFPFPSDVADLRIRYFTPGHEMDLCGHATIATIYALTSRGLLGEKKELTIETKAGILPIRLEDDGAGGISITMQQAAPQFQPFGGSLHDVAQAMGIEESDLDPSLPVMYGSTGIWTLLIPVKGLEPFRRMKPHNERFPAILTERPRASLHPFCLETYHPDAQMHARHFSSPYSGTVEDPVTGTASGAMGAYYAQYIRGGEDSSVRLVVEQGREMGRDGKVGVSVAKREGQYEVEISGQAVFVDELEVKI; the protein is encoded by the coding sequence ATGAAAACAATCAAGGTTTGCCACTATGAAGCATTTACCCGCGTCCCGCACAAGGGAAATCCGGCAGGGCTTGTCTTGGACGCGGACGGACTGACCGAGGAAGAGATGAGGGAGATCGCCGAACAGGTAGGGTTTACGGAGACGTCTTTTCCGTTTCCCTCCGATGTCGCCGACCTGCGCATCCGTTATTTTACGCCCGGCCATGAAATGGATCTGTGCGGTCATGCCACGATTGCGACGATATATGCGCTTACGTCGAGAGGGCTGCTGGGGGAGAAAAAAGAGCTTACGATTGAAACCAAGGCCGGCATCTTGCCGATTCGGCTTGAAGATGACGGCGCGGGCGGCATTTCGATCACGATGCAGCAGGCTGCCCCGCAGTTTCAGCCATTTGGCGGCTCCCTGCACGATGTGGCGCAAGCGATGGGAATCGAAGAGAGCGATCTGGATCCATCGCTGCCGGTCATGTACGGCAGTACAGGGATCTGGACACTGCTCATCCCGGTCAAAGGCTTGGAGCCTTTCCGGCGCATGAAGCCGCACAATGAGCGGTTTCCCGCGATATTGACAGAAAGGCCGCGGGCATCCCTCCATCCGTTCTGCCTGGAGACTTACCATCCGGACGCGCAAATGCATGCCCGCCATTTTTCCTCGCCGTATTCGGGGACGGTGGAAGACCCGGTCACCGGCACCGCCTCCGGAGCGATGGGGGCCTACTATGCGCAGTACATACGGGGAGGAGAGGATTCGTCCGTTCGGCTCGTGGTGGAGCAAGGCAGGGAAATGGGCAGGGACGGAAAGGTAGGGGTATCGGTTGCCAAGAGAGAAGGACAGTATGAGGTGGAGATTTCGGGCCAGGCTGTCTTTGTGGATGAATTGGAAGTGAAGATCTAA
- a CDS encoding undecaprenyl-diphosphatase encodes MSFSQVHEEVFRSINDLGKHYPALNPFAVFLAEYTLYVLAAGVVVYWFTRSSPNRRMVVQAVLAFGLAEIYGTIAGQFYSHHQPFAVLPDVTALVPHEIDNSFPSDHTILFFSFCFSFLLVRGREGWLWLALAVCVGISRIYVGVHYPVDIAVGALFGMLAALIAYRLTPKLSFLNRLLAVYEKIENRLLPSKGNARNM; translated from the coding sequence ATGTCGTTTTCGCAAGTGCATGAGGAAGTTTTTCGTTCGATCAACGACTTGGGCAAGCACTATCCGGCCCTGAACCCGTTTGCGGTTTTTCTGGCGGAGTACACGCTGTATGTGCTGGCCGCAGGAGTCGTCGTCTATTGGTTTACCCGTAGCTCCCCAAACAGGCGGATGGTGGTTCAGGCCGTGCTGGCTTTTGGATTGGCGGAGATTTACGGCACCATCGCCGGGCAGTTCTATTCCCATCACCAGCCGTTTGCCGTCCTGCCGGATGTGACGGCGCTGGTGCCCCATGAGATCGATAACTCGTTTCCGAGCGACCACACCATTTTGTTTTTTTCCTTTTGCTTCTCTTTTCTGCTCGTCCGCGGAAGGGAAGGCTGGCTATGGCTGGCGCTCGCGGTCTGTGTCGGCATCTCCCGGATCTATGTCGGCGTACACTACCCGGTCGATATCGCGGTCGGCGCTTTGTTTGGCATGCTGGCGGCACTCATCGCCTACCGGTTGACGCCGAAGCTCTCTTTTCTAAACCGGCTGCTCGCCGTTTATGAGAAAATAGAGAATCGGCTGCTACCCTCAAAAGGGAACGCCCGAAATATGTGA
- a CDS encoding futalosine hydrolase, whose translation MGGADERVLIVVSVPPERDAVWRGLDGDGRFDVLVGGVGTAQAAASTTSALAKSGTAYSLVICMGIAGGFAGRAAVGSLVVASEIIAADLGAETPDGFCSIDELGFGSARVEVDSRLAAAVTRSIGEAGLPVCSGPVLTVTTVTGTAETAAALEARVPGAAAEAMEGYGVAVAARAHGVPVLEIRAISNAVGPRDRAAWRIKEALDALQAACSALREVVR comes from the coding sequence ATGGGGGGAGCGGATGAGCGCGTGCTGATCGTCGTCTCTGTACCCCCTGAGAGAGACGCAGTCTGGCGCGGACTGGACGGAGACGGCCGATTTGACGTGCTGGTAGGCGGCGTAGGGACTGCCCAAGCAGCTGCCAGCACCACCAGCGCATTGGCGAAAAGCGGGACGGCGTACAGCCTCGTCATCTGCATGGGCATTGCCGGCGGCTTTGCTGGCAGGGCGGCAGTAGGATCGCTGGTCGTGGCCAGCGAGATCATCGCAGCCGATCTGGGAGCAGAGACACCGGACGGATTTTGCAGCATCGATGAGCTGGGCTTTGGGTCGGCGCGTGTGGAGGTGGACTCCCGTCTGGCTGCTGCGGTCACCCGGTCAATCGGAGAGGCGGGGCTGCCGGTCTGCTCGGGGCCGGTGCTCACGGTCACCACTGTCACGGGTACAGCGGAGACGGCGGCCGCTCTGGAGGCCAGAGTGCCGGGAGCGGCGGCAGAAGCGATGGAAGGGTACGGCGTGGCAGTCGCCGCCAGAGCACATGGGGTGCCGGTCCTGGAAATCCGCGCAATCTCCAACGCTGTCGGCCCGCGCGACCGGGCAGCCTGGCGAATCAAAGAGGCGCTGGATGCCCTGCAAGCGGCATGCAGTGCCTTACGGGAGGTAGTACGATGA
- a CDS encoding tyrosine-protein phosphatase: MSLFQISPERMKPLMEVRRDYLDDTLTAVLNEYGTIEEYLIEACGIEEKCLLNLRQMLIE; encoded by the coding sequence ATGAGCCTCTTCCAAATATCGCCTGAGCGAATGAAACCACTGATGGAGGTGCGCCGCGATTATTTGGATGATACGCTCACTGCCGTCTTGAACGAGTACGGGACGATCGAGGAGTATTTGATAGAAGCGTGCGGAATCGAAGAAAAATGCCTGCTCAATCTGCGCCAGATGCTGATTGAGTAG
- a CDS encoding transposase: protein MTNKMPSSTKQRIWSLASIWMATKMYKDLKKITSDLKPIYKAPTEQVALEELDHFEQSWGNKYPLLVRSWRNNWSEISTFFKYPPEIRKLIYTTNVIESYHRQLRKVTKGKAVFPTDEALLKMLYLVTMDVLRKWTGRVQNWGQILLQLSIFFEDRVQPYIR, encoded by the coding sequence GTGACAAACAAAATGCCATCGTCAACAAAGCAGCGTATATGGTCATTGGCATCGATTTGGATGGCCACAAAGATGTACAAGGATTTGAAGAAGATTACGTCAGATTTGAAGCCGATTTACAAGGCTCCAACGGAGCAGGTTGCCTTAGAAGAACTGGATCATTTTGAACAATCCTGGGGGAACAAATATCCCTTACTGGTTCGTTCCTGGCGAAACAATTGGTCAGAAATATCCACGTTTTTCAAATACCCACCAGAGATTCGAAAGTTGATTTACACCACGAACGTCATTGAAAGTTACCATCGGCAATTGCGGAAAGTAACGAAAGGAAAAGCTGTATTTCCTACGGATGAAGCTCTTCTCAAAATGCTGTATCTTGTAACCATGGATGTTTTACGAAAATGGACAGGCCGAGTCCAAAACTGGGGACAGATCCTGTTACAGCTATCCATTTTCTTCGAAGATCGCGTACAACCGTACATCCGTTAA
- a CDS encoding Fe(3+) ABC transporter substrate-binding protein: MTKGKLTSSILSVVMAAGLLAGCGTSGGNAGTGTDTANQPGKAAETPAASGDQVVNVYTARHYESDDKLMEAFTQKTGIKVNTVKGKAEELIERLKREGESTEADLFITVDGGVLNTAKENGVLQPIQSETVDKHVPKHLRDKDNEWIGIATRARVIAYSKERVKPEDLSTYEDLATDKWKGKVLVRSSTSLYNQSLLASFIELNGEAKTEEWAKGIVANMAQEPKGGDRDQAKAIVAGVGDVAIMNTYYVGLLLNSKDPEEVKVGESIGVFFPNQETTGTHLNISGVGLTKHSKNKENAIKLIEFLTDKEAQSMLSQSNYEFPVNAEAEMPELLKSWGEFKAQEIDFAALGTHNKKALEISNKVGWK, translated from the coding sequence ATGACCAAGGGAAAACTGACTTCTTCCATTCTCAGTGTTGTCATGGCGGCGGGCCTGCTGGCCGGTTGCGGCACCAGCGGCGGTAATGCCGGCACTGGCACAGATACAGCCAATCAACCGGGAAAGGCAGCAGAAACTCCGGCGGCAAGCGGCGACCAGGTAGTCAATGTCTATACCGCAAGACATTATGAATCCGACGATAAATTGATGGAAGCCTTCACGCAAAAGACGGGGATCAAAGTCAATACCGTCAAAGGGAAAGCAGAGGAGCTGATCGAGCGTCTGAAGCGCGAAGGTGAAAGCACGGAAGCGGACCTGTTTATCACCGTGGACGGCGGCGTATTGAACACTGCCAAGGAAAACGGCGTACTCCAGCCGATCCAATCGGAAACGGTCGACAAGCATGTGCCGAAGCATCTGCGCGACAAAGACAATGAGTGGATCGGGATCGCTACCCGCGCACGCGTGATTGCCTACTCCAAAGAGCGCGTGAAGCCGGAAGATCTCTCCACGTATGAAGATCTGGCCACCGACAAATGGAAAGGCAAAGTGCTGGTCCGCTCTTCGACCAGCCTGTACAACCAGTCCCTGCTGGCATCCTTCATCGAACTGAACGGGGAAGCCAAGACCGAAGAATGGGCAAAAGGCATCGTGGCCAACATGGCGCAGGAGCCAAAAGGCGGCGACCGCGATCAGGCAAAAGCGATCGTAGCCGGCGTGGGCGACGTGGCGATCATGAACACCTACTACGTGGGACTGTTGCTCAATTCCAAAGATCCGGAAGAAGTAAAAGTCGGCGAAAGCATCGGCGTCTTCTTCCCGAACCAAGAGACCACCGGCACGCATCTCAACATCAGCGGGGTAGGTCTGACCAAGCACAGCAAAAACAAGGAAAATGCCATCAAACTGATCGAATTCCTCACCGACAAGGAAGCACAGAGCATGCTCTCCCAGTCCAACTACGAGTTCCCGGTGAATGCCGAAGCGGAAATGCCGGAGCTGCTCAAATCCTGGGGTGAATTCAAAGCGCAGGAGATCGATTTCGCGGCGCTGGGAACCCATAACAAAAAAGCGCTGGAAATCTCCAATAAAGTAGGCTGGAAGTAA
- a CDS encoding ABC transporter ATP-binding protein, translating into MNFCEIKELSFYYPKAKEKTIQDFTLTISQGEIVGILGQSGSGKSTLLRLISGLEEPAGGSIVIAGKTVVDERRFVEPEERGVGMVFQDYALFPHLTVAQNIVFGLHRLSRKERQKRLDEMLELVQLKGFEKRYPHELSGGQQQRVALARALAPKPQVLLMDEPFSNLDADLKERIREELRDILKKAKITCIFVTHDKEDVHAICDRTVVMGKGA; encoded by the coding sequence ATGAATTTCTGTGAAATCAAGGAGCTTTCTTTTTACTACCCCAAGGCAAAGGAAAAGACCATTCAAGACTTCACGCTCACGATCTCGCAGGGAGAAATCGTCGGGATTTTGGGACAGAGCGGGAGCGGAAAGAGCACCCTGCTGCGCCTGATCTCCGGCCTGGAAGAGCCCGCGGGCGGCTCGATTGTGATCGCCGGAAAAACCGTCGTCGATGAGCGCAGGTTCGTCGAGCCGGAGGAGCGCGGGGTCGGCATGGTGTTTCAGGATTACGCCCTGTTTCCTCATCTGACGGTGGCCCAAAACATCGTCTTCGGGCTGCACCGGCTGTCCCGCAAAGAGAGGCAGAAACGCCTCGACGAGATGCTGGAGCTGGTCCAGCTCAAGGGCTTTGAGAAGCGCTATCCGCACGAGCTGAGCGGCGGCCAGCAGCAGCGGGTGGCACTGGCCCGCGCGCTGGCACCCAAGCCGCAAGTCCTTTTGATGGATGAGCCCTTCAGCAATCTCGACGCAGACCTCAAAGAGCGGATCAGGGAGGAGCTTCGCGACATTCTGAAGAAGGCGAAGATCACCTGTATTTTTGTGACGCATGACAAGGAAGATGTGCATGCTATCTGTGATCGGACGGTTGTGATGGGGAAAGGAGCGTAG
- a CDS encoding bis-aminopropyl spermidine synthase family protein encodes MKNYIELASKRVQLQEGPPAIEKLLLTCYLRPGISTKELARQLLLPVPVAAAVKKELIRLGALRQDRGVCCTPDGETYVSRRWGLDGLDLPLYRRLMEEEGAWRAELADLLQKLGDIFQARPQVDVQIDQSKCTPETSLKRALLCLRDHALIGSRILCLGDDDLVSVSLGLLLQRLFPRAVDHRAAVTVVDIDQRFLQYIREIAAREGLPIECRHADLRRPLSRTALGTFDCFFTDPPYTLPGMSLFLSRGISVLKKKSGQPIYLSFAHKSPDFMLEMQREFIRMGLMVSEVIPQFNEYEGAEMIGNRGQMIILKTTDKTAPLLTGEFKDALYTGEVKRTLRTYRCKKCAQEITVGFQAAFATIEVLKNKGCPLCRHDSFDLAQKKSVM; translated from the coding sequence TTGAAAAATTATATCGAATTGGCAAGCAAACGTGTACAACTGCAAGAAGGTCCCCCGGCCATCGAAAAGCTCCTCTTGACCTGCTATCTGCGACCCGGCATCTCTACGAAAGAGCTGGCCCGCCAGCTGCTTTTGCCTGTTCCCGTCGCGGCCGCCGTCAAAAAGGAGCTGATCCGGCTGGGTGCGCTGCGTCAGGACCGCGGCGTTTGCTGCACACCGGACGGAGAGACTTACGTAAGCCGCAGATGGGGGCTGGATGGGCTGGATCTGCCTTTGTACCGCAGGCTGATGGAAGAAGAAGGAGCGTGGCGCGCAGAGCTGGCTGACCTGTTGCAGAAGCTGGGCGACATCTTCCAGGCCCGTCCGCAGGTGGATGTGCAGATCGACCAGTCGAAATGCACGCCGGAAACCAGCCTGAAAAGAGCGCTCCTCTGCTTGCGAGATCATGCCCTCATCGGCAGCCGAATCCTGTGTCTTGGAGACGATGATCTCGTCAGCGTCTCGCTCGGGCTGCTGTTGCAGCGGCTGTTCCCGCGTGCGGTCGATCACCGGGCAGCGGTCACGGTCGTCGACATCGACCAGCGCTTTCTCCAGTACATCAGAGAGATCGCTGCACGGGAAGGACTGCCGATCGAGTGCCGCCATGCCGACCTGCGCCGTCCGCTCTCGAGGACAGCTCTGGGCACGTTTGACTGCTTTTTTACAGACCCGCCCTACACCCTGCCGGGGATGAGCCTGTTTCTGTCTCGGGGCATCAGCGTCTTGAAGAAAAAATCAGGACAGCCGATCTATCTGTCGTTTGCCCATAAATCGCCCGACTTCATGCTGGAGATGCAGCGCGAGTTTATCCGCATGGGCCTGATGGTCAGCGAAGTGATTCCCCAGTTTAACGAATATGAAGGGGCTGAGATGATCGGCAACCGGGGACAGATGATCATTCTGAAAACGACAGACAAGACCGCTCCCCTCCTCACGGGAGAATTCAAAGACGCCCTCTACACCGGCGAGGTCAAGCGGACCCTGCGGACGTACCGCTGCAAAAAGTGCGCCCAAGAGATCACGGTCGGCTTTCAAGCTGCTTTTGCGACGATTGAAGTGCTCAAAAACAAAGGCTGCCCGCTGTGCCGGCATGATTCCTTTGATCTTGCGCAGAAAAAATCTGTGATGTAA
- a CDS encoding glycosyltransferase family 4 protein — MPLLMFAYTDAAGCTYRIHEVPYSHHFSPFVGVIPDGRIWGIRGAVLTPEDKLVWDVSIEHSAEPPEMHSVFRKASLPPPVYCDETWANLAYTAGDSYFHWMLDVLPRLDLIRESGIPIDRYVFSYMANPPVELPVDRKVIAYPNGLAPGNGHDTLLVALCILKQQREDFFVWIIGDGPARGELEAFCTANDLERHVQFLGQRPDWPSLLAKTDLVVWPAPARSIPLPLMEAQVAGKAIVALDAGPLRDAVRDGETGLLFSAGSSHQLASSLLRLLDDSLLAIRLGKEARNFGMRTWSSASWAETIESVYQQAREKRASLRTVETAAGEKRKNRDDLSARFAFRPHHRWDQNGWNLFAERLPVSYRLPDLSFLRVLTASNQFDE; from the coding sequence TTGCCGCTGCTTATGTTTGCGTATACCGATGCGGCCGGATGTACATATCGTATCCATGAGGTGCCGTACTCCCATCATTTCAGTCCCTTCGTCGGCGTGATCCCGGACGGGCGGATCTGGGGGATCAGGGGGGCGGTCCTGACCCCGGAAGACAAGCTGGTCTGGGACGTTTCGATCGAACATTCGGCTGAGCCGCCGGAGATGCATTCTGTTTTTCGCAAGGCTTCCCTCCCCCCGCCGGTATACTGTGACGAGACATGGGCAAACCTCGCCTACACCGCCGGCGACAGCTATTTTCACTGGATGCTGGACGTGCTGCCCCGGCTGGACCTCATCCGGGAGAGCGGCATTCCCATCGACCGCTACGTCTTTTCCTACATGGCGAATCCGCCGGTCGAACTGCCCGTAGACCGCAAAGTGATCGCCTATCCAAACGGGCTGGCACCGGGAAATGGTCACGATACCCTCCTGGTGGCACTCTGCATACTGAAGCAGCAGCGGGAGGACTTCTTCGTGTGGATCATCGGTGACGGTCCCGCCCGGGGGGAGCTGGAGGCTTTTTGCACGGCAAACGATCTGGAGCGTCATGTCCAATTCCTGGGGCAGCGCCCGGACTGGCCTTCTCTGTTGGCCAAGACCGATCTGGTGGTGTGGCCGGCCCCGGCTCGGAGCATCCCCCTCCCGCTGATGGAGGCGCAGGTGGCGGGAAAAGCGATAGTGGCCCTCGATGCCGGCCCCCTCCGGGATGCGGTCCGGGATGGCGAGACGGGATTGCTGTTTAGCGCTGGCAGCAGTCATCAGCTCGCCTCTTCTCTCCTGCGGCTGCTGGACGATTCGCTGCTGGCCATACGTCTGGGGAAGGAAGCCAGGAATTTCGGGATGAGAACCTGGTCCTCTGCCAGCTGGGCAGAAACTATCGAGAGCGTCTATCAGCAAGCGAGAGAGAAGCGGGCCTCCCTGCGAACCGTAGAGACAGCGGCTGGCGAAAAAAGAAAAAACCGGGACGACCTCTCAGCCCGATTCGCTTTCCGCCCCCATCATCGCTGGGACCAGAATGGCTGGAATCTGTTTGCTGAACGTCTCCCGGTTTCCTATCGCTTGCCCGACCTTTCGTTTCTGCGCGTGCTCACCGCCTCCAATCAGTTTGACGAGTGA
- a CDS encoding SRPBCC family protein — protein METNHQDTLQDIKHVVVFDAPIQKVWEAVSTQEGIASWFMPNDFQPVLGHEFHLQSPFGPSPCKVTELDPPHRLSFTWDVNGWFVTFALKEIGEQTEFTLIHGGWKQPTSVVPKANEDAAVIRDRMNQGWGGIMENLRKAVEA, from the coding sequence ATGGAAACGAATCATCAAGATACCCTGCAGGATATCAAGCATGTGGTCGTCTTTGACGCGCCGATCCAAAAGGTCTGGGAAGCTGTCTCCACACAGGAGGGCATTGCCTCCTGGTTCATGCCCAATGACTTTCAGCCGGTACTCGGACATGAGTTTCACCTGCAATCCCCCTTTGGCCCGTCGCCCTGCAAGGTGACCGAGCTGGATCCGCCTCACCGCCTCTCGTTTACCTGGGATGTGAATGGCTGGTTCGTCACCTTTGCGCTGAAGGAGATCGGCGAGCAGACGGAATTCACCCTGATTCACGGCGGCTGGAAACAACCGACATCCGTCGTGCCGAAGGCCAATGAAGACGCCGCGGTCATTCGCGACCGGATGAATCAAGGGTGGGGCGGCATCATGGAGAATCTGCGGAAGGCAGTGGAGGCGTAA
- a CDS encoding ArsR/SmtB family transcription factor, with translation MAGAAQKYDVFQAIADPTRREVLQLLAGRELPISAITSHFPMSRTAVAKHLHVLSEAKLVSGRKVGREKLYRLHPEPLLELKQWLSYYEHFWNNKLSMLKHVVEHR, from the coding sequence GTGGCTGGAGCCGCACAAAAATACGACGTTTTTCAGGCCATCGCGGACCCGACGCGCCGAGAGGTTCTTCAGCTGCTAGCGGGCCGGGAGCTGCCCATCTCCGCGATCACTTCGCATTTTCCCATGAGCCGGACAGCCGTCGCCAAGCATCTCCACGTCCTGTCCGAAGCGAAGCTGGTCAGCGGACGCAAGGTCGGCAGGGAAAAGCTCTACCGGCTCCATCCCGAGCCTTTGTTGGAGCTGAAGCAGTGGCTTTCCTATTACGAGCACTTCTGGAATAACAAGCTGTCCATGCTGAAGCATGTGGTGGAACACAGGTGA
- a CDS encoding 1,4-dihydroxy-6-naphthoate synthase has protein sequence MNIAFSPCPNDTFVFHAWVHGLIPGAPKLDVMYADIDITNGLAASGQGPDVLKISYAALPWVLSEYALLPCGGALGRGCGPLVLTKGSQTAEKDPAVLSGKRVAVPSERSTAYLLFRLWAAQNVPGGVGEIVVMPFHEIMPAVRDGLIDAGLVIHEARFTYPQYGLSLLADMGSWWEAETQLPIPLGAIIARRSLDLDQLAAWTRASVEYAWAHPEASQAYVMSHAQEMDPEVAKAHIQLYVNSFTANLGEDGYAAVEALLGRAQAEGLVPPFEMAALRK, from the coding sequence ATGAACATTGCATTTTCCCCTTGTCCCAATGACACCTTTGTTTTTCACGCCTGGGTGCACGGATTGATTCCCGGTGCGCCCAAGCTCGATGTGATGTATGCAGATATCGATATCACCAACGGTCTCGCCGCCAGCGGCCAGGGACCGGATGTGCTGAAGATTTCCTATGCGGCACTGCCGTGGGTATTGTCCGAGTATGCGCTGCTGCCTTGCGGAGGGGCGCTTGGCCGGGGCTGCGGTCCGCTCGTGCTGACAAAGGGAAGCCAGACCGCTGAAAAGGATCCGGCAGTCCTCTCCGGCAAGCGGGTGGCCGTACCCAGCGAGCGCTCTACGGCCTATCTGCTTTTCCGTCTCTGGGCCGCGCAAAATGTGCCGGGAGGAGTAGGCGAAATCGTCGTGATGCCGTTTCACGAGATCATGCCGGCTGTCCGCGACGGCCTGATTGACGCCGGACTGGTGATCCATGAGGCCCGCTTCACCTATCCGCAATATGGACTTTCACTGCTCGCCGACATGGGCAGCTGGTGGGAGGCCGAGACGCAGTTGCCGATTCCGCTCGGCGCGATTATCGCCCGCCGCTCCCTCGATCTGGATCAACTGGCTGCCTGGACCCGCGCTTCCGTGGAATATGCCTGGGCCCATCCGGAAGCCTCCCAGGCGTACGTCATGAGCCACGCTCAGGAGATGGATCCGGAAGTAGCGAAGGCCCATATCCAACTGTATGTGAACAGCTTCACGGCCAATTTAGGCGAAGACGGCTACGCCGCCGTAGAAGCTCTCCTCGGCCGTGCCCAAGCCGAAGGGCTGGTGCCGCCGTTCGAGATGGCCGCGTTGCGCAAATAA
- a CDS encoding ABC transporter permease, whose translation MNSRTFLQAVKRNRNGWMAISLVGVAIVLLPNLYILINLFQRPNENWQHIREFMLKEYVLQSLWLVLFTGLFTVIIGVTLAWLMTAYDFPGKRLYRWAFVLPLAIPPYIGAYTYSTMLSYTGAVQKVLRNQFGITLDQKYFDFMSMEGAIFVFTMFLFPYVYLITKTFLERQSASYIENARLLGKGPLQIFFQVVLPLSRSAIVGGVSLVIFEVLNDFGVTSYFGISTFSTAIFQTWFGMYDLDSAIRLAAYLMVAVIGLFILEKYLRNRQKFSSSTSKVRPLTPKKMGLIAGGAASLFCLLIFACSFLIPFVQLIAWAKLSYAHVLNDQFGRLVSNTLLVSLIATAIVVFFAVVAANVSRIQQSFFSTIIAKLIAMGYSVPGAVISIGVLAVFISLDKSLAGLYRGLGLGDQKLVLSLSIVMLIVAYAIRFMAIGFNSVETGFEKVGKKYYEASRLLGLGMTRTFFAVDLKMIKGAILSASILTFVEIIKELPLTLLLRPFNFETLATKTYQYANDEQIIEASIPSLLIIGISMITVLLFHRFGEEKSER comes from the coding sequence ATGAATAGTCGCACATTCCTGCAAGCCGTCAAACGGAACAGGAACGGGTGGATGGCGATTAGCCTGGTTGGGGTAGCAATTGTATTGCTGCCCAACCTTTATATTCTCATCAATCTGTTCCAGAGGCCCAACGAGAACTGGCAGCACATCCGGGAGTTTATGCTGAAGGAGTATGTGCTCCAATCGCTTTGGCTCGTTCTGTTTACGGGCCTTTTTACCGTGATCATCGGGGTGACGCTCGCCTGGTTGATGACGGCTTATGATTTTCCGGGGAAACGCCTCTACCGCTGGGCTTTTGTCCTGCCCCTCGCGATTCCTCCCTATATCGGCGCGTACACCTACAGCACGATGCTCAGCTACACCGGCGCGGTGCAAAAGGTGCTTCGCAATCAGTTCGGCATCACGCTGGATCAGAAGTATTTCGATTTCATGTCGATGGAAGGGGCGATCTTCGTCTTTACGATGTTTCTCTTTCCCTACGTCTATCTGATCACCAAGACGTTTTTGGAGAGACAAAGCGCCTCCTACATCGAAAACGCCCGCTTGCTGGGCAAAGGGCCGCTGCAAATCTTTTTTCAGGTCGTTCTGCCTCTCTCGCGCTCCGCAATCGTCGGAGGCGTGAGCCTTGTCATCTTCGAGGTGCTGAATGACTTCGGGGTCACCAGCTATTTTGGAATCAGTACGTTTTCCACCGCGATTTTCCAGACGTGGTTTGGCATGTACGACCTGGATTCGGCGATCCGTCTCGCCGCCTATCTGATGGTCGCCGTCATCGGCTTGTTCATCCTGGAGAAGTATCTCCGCAATCGTCAGAAGTTTAGCTCATCGACCAGCAAGGTCAGGCCGCTGACCCCGAAAAAAATGGGCCTCATCGCCGGCGGAGCGGCTTCGCTCTTTTGCCTGCTGATTTTTGCCTGTTCGTTTCTCATTCCGTTTGTTCAGCTTATTGCCTGGGCCAAGCTCAGCTATGCCCACGTACTGAACGATCAATTCGGCCGGCTGGTCTCCAATACGCTGCTGGTCTCGCTGATCGCGACGGCGATCGTCGTCTTTTTTGCCGTCGTCGCGGCCAATGTCAGCCGCATCCAGCAATCCTTCTTTTCCACAATCATCGCCAAGCTGATCGCGATGGGCTATTCCGTGCCGGGTGCGGTCATCTCCATCGGGGTGCTGGCTGTCTTTATCTCGTTGGATAAGAGTCTGGCCGGACTTTATCGCGGACTGGGCCTGGGCGATCAAAAGCTGGTGCTCAGCCTGTCCATCGTCATGCTGATCGTGGCCTACGCGATTCGTTTCATGGCGATCGGCTTCAATTCAGTAGAGACGGGTTTTGAAAAAGTAGGGAAAAAATATTATGAGGCATCCCGGCTGCTGGGCCTGGGGATGACGAGAACCTTTTTTGCCGTCGATCTGAAAATGATCAAAGGGGCGATCCTCAGCGCGTCGATCCTCACCTTTGTGGAGATCATCAAGGAGCTGCCGCTGACTCTGCTGCTCCGCCCTTTCAATTTCGAGACGCTGGCGACCAAGACGTATCAGTACGCCAATGACGAGCAGATCATCGAGGCATCCATACCATCCCTGCTGATCATTGGCATCAGCATGATCACGGTACTGCTATTCCACCGATTCGGAGAGGAGAAGAGTGAGCGATGA